A genomic window from Clostridium aceticum includes:
- a CDS encoding DUF4179 domain-containing protein, with amino-acid sequence MKKVERLLYEKKAELDQIEVPEELEERLNNALKDKNFVTKRKNNWMGKIAVICLITLLIGYNFDTLAFYGKRLVGYDQIMNNTLRQLNQLGEGQVIGKSYTFQNGITMTLDGIMLDENQLLAFYSLKDPSGETDLLQISPHMYMEGWRKKYMKESGRGELDEDKKEIRWITSFEPPRFYERNLSLKIHLTHRDIAEEGEIKFKLDRGKAMGSTLKKGIHETFKSGKTSVRLASMVASPTRTVINGSIQNIFQLARDQISGNRLRPNEVTIKLVANGKEVPSQGSGMRTDFKGITFHQEFDALPEDLQSLELHLESLSVDRNVTEEVHLPKDLKNKSISILGQNVQINKIYQSNDATFVTLTTKEDTILTRVYLLVDGNKISLQETTTDQLVKQENGETLHTRTLHFPATGEEYEFIIERITYTEVYNRMINILGK; translated from the coding sequence GTGAAAAAAGTTGAAAGACTATTATATGAAAAGAAAGCAGAGCTGGATCAAATAGAAGTACCAGAAGAACTAGAAGAAAGACTAAATAATGCATTGAAGGATAAGAACTTTGTGACAAAAAGAAAAAACAATTGGATGGGAAAAATAGCTGTAATTTGTCTTATTACTTTACTAATAGGCTATAACTTTGACACATTGGCTTTTTATGGAAAGCGGCTTGTTGGCTATGATCAGATCATGAATAATACATTGAGACAACTTAACCAGCTAGGAGAAGGTCAAGTTATTGGAAAAAGTTATACTTTCCAGAATGGAATTACTATGACGCTAGATGGCATTATGCTTGATGAAAATCAGCTTTTGGCTTTTTATTCTTTAAAGGATCCTAGCGGCGAAACAGATCTTCTTCAAATTTCCCCACATATGTATATGGAGGGCTGGCGTAAAAAATATATGAAGGAAAGTGGACGGGGAGAACTTGACGAGGACAAAAAAGAAATAAGATGGATTACGAGCTTTGAACCTCCTCGCTTCTATGAAAGAAATTTAAGCCTGAAAATTCATTTAACCCATAGGGATATAGCAGAGGAGGGAGAAATAAAATTTAAGCTTGATAGAGGTAAGGCGATGGGATCTACCTTGAAAAAGGGTATTCATGAAACCTTTAAATCAGGAAAAACTAGCGTACGCTTAGCGTCTATGGTTGCTTCCCCCACCCGTACCGTGATAAATGGATCAATACAAAATATTTTTCAGCTGGCAAGAGATCAAATAAGCGGAAATCGACTCAGACCTAACGAAGTAACAATAAAGCTAGTGGCTAATGGTAAAGAAGTACCTTCACAAGGCAGTGGTATGCGTACAGATTTTAAGGGAATAACATTTCACCAAGAGTTTGATGCACTGCCAGAAGACTTGCAATCCCTTGAACTTCATCTAGAAAGCTTGTCAGTAGATCGTAACGTGACCGAGGAGGTCCACCTGCCTAAAGATCTTAAGAACAAAAGCATCAGTATCCTAGGGCAAAATGTACAAATCAATAAAATTTACCAATCAAATGATGCTACCTTTGTTACCCTTACCACCAAAGAAGATACGATTCTTACAAGAGTATATCTTCTAGTAGATGGCAACAAAATATCACTTCAAGAAACAACCACAGACCAGTTGGTGAAGCAAGAAAATGGTGAAACACTGCATACTAGGACCTTGCACTTTCCTGCAACAGGAGAGGAATATGAATTCATCATCGAAAGAATAACCTATACAGAGGTTTATAATAGGATGATTAATATACTTGGCAAGTAA
- a CDS encoding response regulator transcription factor, whose translation MYKVLIVDDEVLVRVGLKSTIDWEDLGFTVVAEASNGEQAYEAYLIHKPDVILTDIVMPKQDGFWLTRKIREKNQKAKILILSCHNDFEHVREALKSGADDYILKFEAEDEELIKTMTGIKESLDAEGNGEEDHNYLKRETSTDVTSLKVKLLEDLLDGSMRVDAQLLDRSSDLGFLLEGSTFALISLFRDDGERKADCKDQDWQHMNNAIINLASGIIEQKKMFCLAQENNNRFLFLLSKTQIKKVEVQEVIELIRSSVAQYFDIPISAVISRSFNDIKEVSDVYRDVALKAEQLFYIDESCMINAAEQTLQNINIFSVKKSYEQSLINSINEESQQKALEVIEQTEAFFRKNTVKDVEVKLFYSNMISNVFERYYHCFVEEDKAKDYTYYHNRLMAATKIKSVVALMKEIIITIINNVKTYRNNNSNDIIKEAIDYIERNYQKKISLQSLAEYLNLSKHYVCYLFKKETGENISLYVNKLRIEKAKQLVVDSDCKIKEIYDDLGFSDQQYFSKTFKKITGMTIMQYKDSVLNNSETNR comes from the coding sequence ATGTATAAGGTCTTAATTGTAGATGATGAAGTGCTGGTAAGAGTAGGGCTTAAATCCACAATAGATTGGGAAGATCTGGGTTTTACAGTGGTAGCAGAGGCTTCAAATGGAGAACAGGCTTATGAAGCCTATCTAATTCATAAACCTGATGTGATTCTTACGGATATCGTTATGCCTAAGCAGGATGGCTTTTGGCTTACAAGAAAAATAAGAGAGAAAAATCAAAAGGCAAAAATATTGATTTTGAGCTGTCATAACGATTTTGAACATGTAAGAGAAGCACTAAAGAGTGGAGCAGATGACTATATATTAAAATTTGAAGCTGAGGATGAAGAACTTATAAAAACCATGACCGGCATCAAAGAAAGTTTAGATGCTGAAGGCAATGGAGAAGAAGATCATAACTATCTAAAAAGGGAAACTAGCACAGATGTTACATCTCTTAAAGTGAAATTGCTTGAAGATTTATTAGATGGCAGCATGAGGGTAGATGCACAGTTACTTGATAGATCTTCTGATTTAGGCTTTCTTCTAGAGGGATCTACATTTGCTTTAATATCTCTTTTTAGAGATGATGGGGAGAGGAAAGCAGATTGCAAGGATCAAGACTGGCAACATATGAATAATGCTATCATTAATCTAGCATCTGGCATTATAGAACAAAAAAAAATGTTTTGTCTTGCTCAAGAAAACAATAATCGATTTTTATTTCTTCTATCAAAAACACAGATCAAGAAAGTAGAGGTGCAAGAGGTTATTGAATTGATACGCAGTTCAGTGGCACAATATTTTGATATTCCTATAAGTGCTGTAATAAGTCGAAGCTTTAATGATATAAAAGAAGTTTCAGATGTTTATAGGGACGTGGCGTTGAAGGCGGAACAGCTTTTTTATATTGATGAAAGTTGTATGATCAATGCTGCTGAGCAGACTCTTCAAAATATCAATATTTTTAGCGTGAAAAAAAGTTATGAGCAATCTTTAATTAATAGTATTAATGAAGAAAGCCAGCAGAAAGCTCTTGAAGTAATAGAACAGACTGAAGCTTTTTTTAGAAAAAATACTGTAAAAGATGTAGAAGTAAAGCTCTTTTACTCTAATATGATCAGCAATGTCTTTGAACGCTATTATCATTGTTTTGTGGAGGAAGATAAAGCAAAAGATTATACCTATTATCATAATAGGCTTATGGCGGCTACAAAAATCAAAAGTGTTGTAGCCTTAATGAAGGAAATTATCATCACAATAATAAACAATGTTAAAACCTATAGGAATAATAATTCTAATGATATTATTAAAGAAGCCATCGATTATATAGAAAGAAACTATCAGAAAAAAATATCTTTACAATCTTTAGCGGAATATCTGAACTTATCAAAGCACTATGTATGTTATCTATTTAAAAAGGAGACAGGAGAAAATATATCCCTTTATGTAAACAAGCTCAGGATAGAAAAAGCAAAACAGTTGGTGGTAGATTCTGATTGTAAAATAAAAGAAATCTACGATGATTTAGGTTTTTCTGATCAACAGTATTTTTCTAAAACCTTTAAAAAAATTACAGGGATGACCATTATGCAGTATAAAGATAGTGTATTGAACAATAGTGAAACCAATAGGTAA
- a CDS encoding sensor histidine kinase — MDGIKFINSLRFKLISITIVLILFPIMLFSIVYSSLVKDIISKKYTESAVQSVYEAADNIDFILNDIREFSNALLANTDMIRALNDKNNMDAVAFRSLLRSFFTSREDIDGIYVYAGRRVYSVGVNKVAEMEDYMPIGKLSETDGEIIWINTRQEKIKILAGEFDKYYFSLGRKLIDFNTLEELGLLTVDIDEIILENSYKNLVSGDIEQIFIANKYGEIVSHPDKSKIGESIENEVYAQEILMAEKKSGHISFKDHREKKIAIYATCDVNDWKIVKIVPYWYLYKEIDEVQWKLIRVGVIYVIITSFLMLFFSIKTTEPIIKMMKLMKKTENGDLDVQIDTEGKDEIGQLGVSFNNMIAKMRCLINRLVEEERHKKELELEVLHAQINPHFLYNTLNTIRWMAKLQGAKSASNALTALIKLLMISINFGKDMISLEEEIEYVKNYILIQRLRFNERFTIHYSIDEECLSCCIPKLILQPIVENSIIYGLQEEDSEPLNIEIKAYTSQEMLVVEVSDNGPGIKSEVLKNILKSEKDANKFSTVGLNNINQRIKLSFGEAYGIKILTKENQGTNIIVELPCKGEALNRLD; from the coding sequence ATGGACGGAATAAAATTTATCAATAGTTTGAGGTTTAAGTTAATATCTATCACCATTGTTTTAATTCTATTTCCGATTATGCTTTTTTCTATCGTATATTCAAGCCTTGTAAAAGATATTATTAGTAAGAAATATACTGAATCAGCAGTACAATCTGTATATGAGGCTGCAGATAATATTGACTTTATTTTAAATGATATTCGAGAATTTTCAAATGCTCTATTAGCAAATACAGATATGATCAGGGCATTAAATGATAAGAACAACATGGATGCAGTGGCATTTCGTAGTTTGCTTCGTAGTTTCTTTACATCAAGAGAAGATATTGATGGCATCTATGTCTATGCAGGGAGAAGAGTTTATTCTGTAGGGGTAAACAAAGTGGCTGAAATGGAGGATTATATGCCTATCGGCAAATTATCCGAAACCGATGGGGAAATCATTTGGATTAATACAAGACAAGAAAAAATAAAAATTTTAGCTGGAGAGTTTGATAAATACTACTTTTCTTTAGGAAGGAAGTTAATTGATTTTAATACCTTAGAAGAGCTTGGATTGCTTACTGTTGATATTGATGAGATTATCCTTGAAAATTCTTATAAAAACCTTGTAAGCGGAGATATTGAGCAGATTTTTATTGCTAATAAGTATGGAGAAATCGTAAGTCATCCTGACAAAAGCAAGATAGGAGAAAGTATAGAAAACGAAGTATATGCACAAGAAATTCTTATGGCGGAGAAGAAAAGCGGCCATATTTCTTTTAAAGATCATAGAGAAAAGAAAATTGCCATATATGCAACCTGTGATGTAAATGATTGGAAAATTGTTAAAATTGTACCTTACTGGTACTTATACAAAGAAATAGATGAGGTTCAGTGGAAACTAATAAGAGTAGGTGTAATTTATGTAATTATTACGTCTTTCTTAATGTTGTTTTTCTCAATAAAGACTACAGAACCTATTATTAAAATGATGAAGTTGATGAAGAAAACAGAAAATGGAGACTTAGATGTACAGATAGATACAGAAGGAAAGGACGAAATTGGACAGCTTGGGGTAAGCTTTAATAATATGATCGCTAAAATGCGTTGTTTAATTAATAGATTAGTTGAAGAGGAACGCCATAAAAAGGAATTAGAACTAGAAGTACTTCATGCACAGATTAACCCGCATTTTTTATATAATACCCTGAATACGATTCGTTGGATGGCTAAGCTACAAGGTGCCAAAAGTGCCAGCAATGCTTTGACGGCTTTGATAAAGCTTCTAATGATCAGCATAAACTTTGGTAAAGACATGATTTCTTTAGAAGAGGAGATCGAATATGTAAAAAATTATATTTTAATTCAAAGATTAAGGTTTAATGAGAGGTTTACGATTCATTATAGCATAGATGAGGAATGTCTTTCCTGCTGTATACCAAAGCTTATACTTCAACCAATTGTTGAAAATTCAATAATATATGGACTACAAGAAGAGGACTCTGAGCCGCTAAATATAGAAATAAAGGCTTATACTAGTCAGGAGATGTTAGTTGTTGAGGTCAGTGACAATGGTCCTGGAATTAAATCAGAGGTATTAAAAAACATTTTAAAGTCAGAAAAGGATGCCAATAAGTTTAGTACTGTCGGCTTAAATAACATCAATCAAAGAATAAAGTTATCTTTTGGAGAGGCTTATGGTATTAAGATTTTGACAAAAGAAAATCAGGGTACAAATATTATCGTTGAATTGCCATGCAAAGGAGAAGCCCTTAATAGATTAGACTAA
- a CDS encoding ABC transporter ATP-binding protein, producing the protein MTVLQTNNITKKFGKFTALDGVNIEVHEGEVYGFIGPNGAGKSTTIRILLGILKASSGEAKIFGKDAWRDAVDIHKKIAYVPGDVNLWPNLTGGEVIDLFMKLRGSDNKTYREELIEKFDLDPSKKCRTYSKGNRQKVALIAAFSSDADLYILDEPTSGLDPLMEKIFQESVMNAKMAGKSVLLSSHILSEVEKLCDKIGIIRQGKMIETGTLAELRHLTRINLLVETKQPVTSLGEIKGVHDIQKKEQSLVFQVDTEELGNVIKYLSGFEIIKFESTPPTLEDLFMRHYEGGDRS; encoded by the coding sequence ATGACAGTTCTACAAACAAATAATATCACAAAAAAGTTTGGCAAATTTACTGCTTTAGATGGCGTAAATATTGAAGTGCATGAAGGAGAAGTATATGGTTTCATAGGTCCAAATGGAGCCGGCAAGTCTACCACAATTCGGATATTATTAGGTATCCTAAAGGCCAGCAGCGGTGAAGCAAAGATTTTTGGTAAGGATGCTTGGAGGGATGCCGTTGACATTCACAAAAAAATTGCATATGTCCCTGGTGATGTAAACCTATGGCCCAATCTCACTGGCGGCGAAGTTATTGATTTATTTATGAAACTACGTGGTTCCGATAATAAAACTTATCGTGAAGAGTTGATTGAAAAGTTTGATCTGGACCCATCAAAAAAGTGCAGAACCTATTCAAAAGGCAACAGGCAAAAAGTAGCACTGATTGCGGCTTTTTCATCCGATGCAGATCTTTATATTTTAGATGAACCAACATCAGGTCTTGACCCCTTGATGGAAAAAATTTTCCAAGAATCTGTAATGAATGCAAAAATGGCAGGAAAAAGTGTTTTACTCTCTAGCCATATTTTATCTGAAGTGGAAAAGTTATGCGATAAAATAGGTATCATTCGCCAAGGTAAAATGATTGAGACTGGGACATTAGCTGAATTACGTCACTTAACAAGAATAAATCTGCTTGTTGAGACAAAACAGCCAGTTACATCCTTAGGTGAAATCAAAGGGGTTCATGACATTCAAAAGAAGGAGCAAAGCCTTGTATTTCAAGTTGATACAGAAGAATTAGGCAATGTCATCAAGTATTTATCTGGGTTTGAAATTATAAAATTTGAAAGCACACCACCTACATTGGAAGATTTATTTATGCGTCATTATGAAGGAGGAGATAGATCATAA
- a CDS encoding sigma-70 family RNA polymerase sigma factor → MEIEILIRIAKQGDKDALVKLIMLQKQDYYKLAYTFMKNKEDAMDAIEDMIVIIYENIHQLKKEEAFYSWSKTILVNCCKKLLKSKKNIIPLEDIKEEAHEGNLQQKEDRLLLEEYLSQLNEKHQEAIRLRYFLDLDYKTIAHLLKVPLGTVKSRISIGLNKLKESFGGEEK, encoded by the coding sequence GTGGAGATAGAAATACTAATAAGAATAGCCAAACAAGGAGATAAAGATGCACTTGTTAAGTTGATTATGCTTCAAAAACAGGATTACTATAAGTTAGCCTATACTTTTATGAAAAATAAAGAAGATGCTATGGACGCCATAGAAGATATGATTGTCATTATTTATGAAAATATTCATCAACTAAAGAAAGAAGAAGCCTTCTATAGCTGGAGTAAAACAATTTTAGTAAACTGCTGTAAGAAGCTTTTAAAAAGCAAAAAAAATATAATTCCTTTAGAGGATATAAAGGAAGAAGCTCATGAGGGGAATCTTCAGCAAAAAGAGGATCGACTTTTATTAGAAGAATATTTATCTCAATTAAATGAAAAGCATCAAGAGGCAATCAGGCTCCGTTACTTTTTAGATTTAGATTACAAAACTATAGCACATCTATTAAAAGTGCCATTAGGTACAGTGAAATCTCGAATTTCAATAGGACTCAATAAACTGAAGGAAAGTTTTGGAGGTGAGGAAAAGTGA
- a CDS encoding ABC transporter permease, with protein sequence MTAMLGPGFGLANYTVGAMMAHQMLLFTAIAVGIMNILMITRHTRVDEETGRVEMIRSLPVGRLSSLTATTYVAFGTNVLLAFLVGIALYILGIESMNLEGSLLYGVVLGATGIFFTSITALFAQLSENSRGTIGFSFTVLGIAYLLRAIGDIGNEVLSWLSPLGWVLRSEVYVNNYWWPIFLTIGTALMILTLAFYLNSIRDLEAGLIPAKPGRKNASAFLQSPLGLALRLQRTGIIAWAIGMFLLGISYGSVLGDLEAFFEGNEMMRELLTPMEGFSLTEQYLTMLMTVISIMCTIPALIMTLRLKGEEKKNRMEHLLSRAVSRTRIMGSYLFISVTVGFFLLLLAIIGLWSASTGVMDHPISFGTIFSAAMVYLPAMWVMIGVAIFFIGFLPSATSLTWLYLGYSFFVVYLGGLLQFPNWLSKLSPFGNIPQVPVEDLNFTNFFIITAIAVVLMVTGFIGYNNRDIEG encoded by the coding sequence ATGACTGCCATGTTAGGTCCTGGATTTGGATTAGCTAACTATACAGTCGGTGCAATGATGGCACATCAAATGTTACTTTTCACCGCTATAGCAGTGGGGATTATGAATATTCTAATGATTACACGGCATACTCGGGTGGATGAGGAGACGGGGCGTGTTGAAATGATCCGTTCCCTCCCCGTTGGGCGTTTGTCTAGCTTGACTGCTACTACCTATGTTGCTTTTGGAACAAATGTACTCTTGGCCTTTTTAGTAGGTATTGCACTATATATTCTTGGAATTGAAAGTATGAATTTGGAGGGCTCACTGCTATATGGAGTCGTATTAGGTGCCACCGGTATTTTTTTTACATCCATTACAGCATTGTTTGCACAGCTTTCAGAAAATTCTCGAGGTACCATTGGCTTTTCCTTCACGGTTCTAGGAATTGCATATCTTCTTCGAGCTATTGGTGATATCGGCAATGAAGTGCTTTCTTGGCTTTCACCCCTCGGTTGGGTTTTACGCTCTGAAGTATATGTAAATAATTACTGGTGGCCTATTTTTTTAACCATAGGTACAGCACTGATGATCTTGACACTTGCTTTTTATTTGAATTCAATCCGCGATTTAGAAGCTGGACTTATACCAGCAAAACCCGGTAGAAAAAATGCTTCTGCATTTTTGCAAAGCCCTCTTGGCCTTGCATTAAGACTCCAGCGTACAGGAATCATTGCTTGGGCAATCGGCATGTTCCTTTTAGGCATTTCTTATGGATCTGTATTAGGTGATTTAGAAGCTTTTTTTGAAGGTAATGAAATGATGAGGGAGTTGCTTACACCGATGGAAGGGTTTTCTTTAACAGAACAATACTTAACGATGTTGATGACAGTCATCTCCATTATGTGTACTATTCCAGCTCTTATCATGACTTTAAGACTTAAAGGAGAAGAGAAAAAGAATCGTATGGAGCACTTATTATCAAGAGCAGTATCCCGCACACGTATTATGGGAAGTTATTTGTTTATTTCTGTTACAGTCGGATTCTTCCTTCTGTTGCTGGCCATCATAGGTCTATGGTCTGCCTCGACAGGCGTAATGGATCATCCTATTTCTTTTGGTACTATCTTTTCTGCTGCAATGGTTTATTTACCTGCCATGTGGGTAATGATTGGGGTGGCGATATTCTTTATTGGTTTTCTTCCATCTGCAACCAGCTTAACCTGGCTATATTTAGGTTATTCATTTTTTGTAGTGTATTTGGGAGGACTACTTCAATTTCCTAATTGGTTAAGTAAATTATCCCCCTTTGGTAATATTCCCCAAGTGCCTGTTGAAGATTTAAATTTTACCAATTTTTTCATCATTACGGCTATAGCAGTGGTCTTGATGGTGACTGGGTTTATTGGATATAACAATCGAGATATAGAAGGATAA
- a CDS encoding extracellular solute-binding protein, protein MKKSIIVTMLFMSLISAFLIYLLNPSSKIEEKVVYSSSQETDEENGQLVVAPFYEMSSIFPNIKAPIDFDWRQFEGMTLNFLVENNINANVLSKESQLFTEITGININIRPMDFSTLIQKINIDFISKTGKYQLVYVDPYQTLNRFAETNLEDLNRYNNDPNLPHIPGGIEDFFEKQILVDSYFIDQETLYTVPFDTTTMIMYYRKDIFEKYKEAFMEEKGYDWTPGQPDFTWERYVEIAAWIEKNVDEVKYGSGHMAQKHNSIFCDFSNVLAAYGGDYFSDKNIGGLGLRAPRHIRILEPNFIDALNMYKKIVNTSSPESLYWDWYDTAEAFKNGEIAMMPNWDENASAIENPATSKVAGKVGYSILPNGLKRSANIFGGSGIGINQHANEREKQAAWLFIVWATSPQTQLFVLQHPEGGGIPPRKSVYADETIEQVLEGYAEENSEKYRTMLQLPTVLQAWEEENVYYRPKIGNFYHIEQIIIKNLHEMIRDNLSAEDTARLMYDEIRALGN, encoded by the coding sequence ATGAAAAAAAGTATTATTGTCACTATGCTATTTATGTCGTTGATCAGTGCTTTTTTAATTTACCTTCTTAATCCTTCCTCCAAGATAGAAGAAAAAGTTGTATATTCTTCTTCTCAAGAAACAGATGAGGAAAATGGTCAGCTAGTAGTCGCTCCCTTTTATGAGATGTCTTCTATTTTTCCAAATATCAAGGCACCGATAGACTTTGATTGGCGGCAGTTTGAAGGAATGACTTTGAATTTTTTAGTGGAAAACAATATCAACGCCAATGTGCTTAGTAAAGAAAGTCAGCTTTTTACAGAAATAACTGGTATCAATATAAATATTCGCCCTATGGACTTTAGTACCCTTATTCAAAAAATAAATATAGATTTTATTTCTAAAACGGGAAAATATCAGCTGGTTTATGTAGACCCTTATCAAACACTAAACAGATTTGCTGAGACAAATTTAGAGGATCTTAATCGGTATAATAATGATCCAAACTTACCACATATTCCAGGTGGAATAGAAGATTTTTTTGAAAAACAAATTTTGGTTGATTCTTATTTTATTGATCAAGAAACTCTGTATACAGTACCCTTCGATACGACAACCATGATTATGTATTATAGAAAAGATATTTTTGAAAAATACAAAGAAGCATTTATGGAAGAGAAGGGATATGATTGGACTCCTGGACAACCTGATTTTACTTGGGAAAGATACGTTGAGATTGCAGCGTGGATTGAAAAAAATGTCGACGAAGTGAAGTATGGCAGTGGTCACATGGCTCAAAAACACAACTCGATTTTTTGCGACTTTTCAAATGTGTTGGCAGCCTATGGAGGAGATTACTTTAGCGATAAAAATATTGGTGGTTTGGGACTAAGGGCTCCTAGACATATTAGGATATTGGAGCCTAATTTTATAGATGCCCTAAATATGTATAAAAAAATAGTCAATACATCATCTCCTGAAAGTTTATACTGGGACTGGTATGATACTGCCGAAGCCTTTAAAAATGGTGAGATAGCCATGATGCCAAATTGGGATGAAAATGCTTCGGCAATCGAAAACCCTGCTACATCCAAAGTTGCAGGTAAAGTGGGCTATAGTATATTACCCAACGGACTGAAACGCAGTGCCAATATATTTGGTGGTTCAGGCATCGGTATCAATCAACATGCTAATGAGAGAGAAAAGCAAGCTGCTTGGTTATTTATAGTTTGGGCGACATCTCCTCAAACACAACTTTTTGTGTTGCAGCATCCTGAAGGAGGTGGAATCCCTCCAAGGAAATCTGTTTATGCAGATGAAACAATAGAACAGGTGCTTGAGGGGTATGCAGAAGAAAATAGTGAGAAATACAGGACAATGCTTCAACTTCCTACAGTACTTCAAGCCTGGGAGGAGGAAAATGTTTATTATCGTCCTAAGATAGGGAATTTCTATCATATAGAACAAATCATTATTAAGAACCTACATGAAATGATTCGTGATAATTTAAGTGCTGAAGATACCGCAAGATTAATGTATGATGAAATACGAGCCTTAGGGAATTAG
- a CDS encoding GIY-YIG nuclease family protein — translation MSGIPENLVEKINSIPAKPGIYQMKDIYGNIMYIGKSKTLKSRVRSYFSTQEKSNKIERMVFHIHDIDYIVTDTHLEAQMLECALIKKLKPIYNAQFKNDQNYRYLKVENYNKLKPVKILNEREDTNCFGPYRNKKILLNLEKLFQNIYPLSKGRDTYKFTYKILPEAIEKDTFEENKCCLIEILLDQACMVKFLSEIENKMRVAASEFQFETAAIYKDLLLHIKYLHDATIKKDRRLKFQKILMGEKIEVGYKLFYIFNEKIILKKKYQEITKEIVNGFLIQAKGLEGKIPGLKNEKSNLDFQHILHAEMQDKASKSILHLHEDYDLQEFINELVNV, via the coding sequence TTGTCAGGAATTCCTGAAAATTTGGTTGAAAAAATTAATAGCATACCAGCCAAACCAGGTATATATCAAATGAAAGATATCTATGGAAACATTATGTATATTGGTAAAAGCAAAACATTAAAATCAAGAGTAAGGTCCTATTTCAGTACGCAAGAAAAATCCAATAAGATTGAAAGAATGGTGTTTCATATCCATGATATAGATTATATTGTTACAGACACACATCTAGAAGCACAGATGCTGGAGTGTGCCCTCATAAAGAAGCTAAAGCCCATATACAATGCGCAGTTCAAAAATGACCAAAACTATAGATATCTGAAAGTAGAAAACTATAATAAACTCAAACCTGTAAAAATCCTTAATGAAAGAGAAGATACAAATTGTTTCGGACCATATAGAAATAAAAAGATTCTTTTAAATTTAGAAAAACTTTTTCAAAATATATATCCTCTATCAAAAGGCAGAGATACTTATAAATTTACCTATAAAATACTACCTGAAGCCATAGAGAAGGATACATTTGAGGAGAATAAATGTTGTTTAATAGAGATCTTGTTAGACCAAGCGTGTATGGTAAAGTTTTTATCAGAGATTGAAAATAAGATGAGAGTAGCTGCTTCAGAATTTCAATTCGAAACTGCTGCAATTTATAAAGACTTATTATTGCACATAAAGTATTTGCATGATGCCACTATTAAAAAGGACAGAAGACTTAAATTCCAAAAAATTTTAATGGGGGAAAAGATAGAAGTCGGTTATAAGCTTTTTTATATCTTCAATGAAAAAATTATATTAAAGAAGAAATATCAAGAGATTACAAAAGAAATTGTTAATGGGTTTTTGATACAGGCTAAAGGGCTTGAAGGAAAGATACCTGGGCTAAAAAATGAAAAAAGCAATTTAGATTTTCAGCATATTCTTCATGCGGAGATGCAAGACAAAGCCTCCAAGTCAATCTTGCACCTTCATGAAGATTATGATTTGCAGGAATTTATCAATGAGCTTGTGAATGTTTAG